A single genomic interval of Syntrophaceae bacterium harbors:
- a CDS encoding outer membrane lipoprotein carrier protein LolA: MKNPFLPLVFLLLIFFSAPAWGAEAPGLDDVVRKIQDTYEQTGQVKARFTQTVTLKAMKKTEREEGVFYFKKPKRMRWVYTKPAAKELVINPEKAWLYVPADRMVYVQDADAIFKSTVSVRFLAGIGKLKDDFRISFAPEKEAGKSGNYLLDLEPVKPEEGVKKLQVAVNRETFQIEKVVLFDPFGNVTTLTFSAIELNRDLPDSLFTFKPPAGVDVIKR, translated from the coding sequence ATGAAAAACCCCTTTTTACCCCTTGTTTTTTTGCTGCTCATTTTTTTTTCGGCCCCCGCGTGGGGGGCTGAAGCGCCCGGCCTCGACGACGTGGTCAGGAAGATCCAGGACACCTACGAGCAGACCGGCCAGGTGAAGGCCCGGTTCACCCAGACGGTGACCCTCAAGGCCATGAAGAAGACGGAGCGGGAGGAGGGCGTCTTCTACTTCAAGAAGCCCAAGCGCATGCGATGGGTCTACACCAAGCCTGCGGCAAAGGAGCTCGTGATCAACCCGGAGAAGGCCTGGCTTTACGTCCCTGCCGACAGGATGGTCTACGTGCAGGACGCCGATGCCATCTTCAAGTCCACCGTGAGCGTACGGTTCCTCGCCGGGATCGGCAAGCTCAAGGACGATTTCAGGATTTCCTTCGCCCCGGAGAAGGAGGCGGGCAAATCGGGGAACTACCTGCTCGATCTCGAGCCCGTGAAACCCGAGGAGGGGGTCAAGAAGCTCCAGGTCGCCGTCAACCGCGAGACCTTCCAGATCGAGAAGGTCGTCCTCTTCGACCCCTTCGGCAACGTGACGACGCTCACCTTCTCGGCCATCGAGCTCAACCGCGACCTTCCCGACAGCCTCTTCACCTTCAAGCCCCCCGCCGGGGTGGATGTGATCAAACGATAG
- a CDS encoding PH domain-containing protein, giving the protein MSTRIYSIHRALVLPLALNALLLLTVLVLTAVRPSTAAERVLLAAALVPMAVIAVEASMRRVAVDDEGLVLRKFFKQRTFRWADITHVGALAVRRKVYLVLTTTKGFHVLSNAYGRFGDLARDVLGRMEAQRVEEGAREILEAAGQNRATLFAAWLAAALLIIVAAMKIAS; this is encoded by the coding sequence ATGTCAACGAGGATCTACTCCATCCACAGGGCGCTCGTCCTGCCGCTGGCCCTGAATGCCCTGCTGTTGCTGACGGTGCTCGTTCTGACGGCCGTCCGGCCGTCGACGGCGGCCGAGAGGGTGCTGCTGGCGGCGGCGCTCGTCCCGATGGCCGTGATCGCCGTCGAGGCGTCCATGCGCAGGGTCGCGGTGGACGACGAGGGGCTCGTCCTGCGGAAATTCTTCAAGCAGCGCACGTTCCGCTGGGCGGACATCACCCACGTGGGCGCCCTGGCGGTGCGCAGGAAGGTCTACCTGGTGCTGACGACGACGAAGGGCTTCCACGTCCTGTCCAACGCCTACGGCCGGTTCGGGGATCTCGCCCGCGACGTGCTGGGCCGCATGGAAGCCCAGAGGGTCGAGGAAGGCGCCCGGGAGATCCTCGAGGCCGCCGGCCAGAACCGCGCAACCCTGTTTGCAGCCTGGCTCGCGGCGGCGCTCCTGATCATCGTCGCGGCCATGAAGATCGCATCGTGA
- the pdxT gene encoding pyridoxal 5'-phosphate synthase glutaminase subunit PdxT has translation MKIGVLALQGAFREHIRMLRALGAEAVEIRLPAGLDEVDGLIIPGGESTTMRKLMTDYGLVEPIREFAASGRPLFGTCAGLIVMADRLGGRRQDLLNLIDIDVERNAYGRQVDSRETDLAAEVFGPKPFHAVFIRAPQIIGTGPGVEPLAHYQGQVVLARQKNILVAAFHPELTDDTRVHEIFLRMVDPKARYLNGKGVEEPPPGRETR, from the coding sequence ATGAAAATCGGCGTTCTCGCCCTGCAGGGGGCCTTCCGCGAGCACATCCGGATGCTGCGGGCGCTCGGCGCCGAGGCCGTCGAGATCCGCCTTCCCGCCGGGCTCGACGAGGTCGACGGGCTGATCATCCCGGGCGGCGAGAGCACGACGATGCGCAAGCTCATGACCGATTACGGGCTGGTCGAGCCCATCCGCGAATTCGCGGCCTCGGGGAGGCCCCTGTTCGGGACCTGCGCGGGGCTCATCGTCATGGCCGACAGGCTCGGCGGCCGCAGACAGGATCTGCTGAACCTCATCGACATCGACGTGGAGCGCAACGCCTACGGCCGCCAGGTGGACAGCCGGGAGACGGACCTTGCCGCCGAGGTCTTCGGGCCGAAGCCCTTTCACGCCGTGTTCATCCGCGCCCCGCAGATCATCGGCACGGGCCCCGGGGTGGAGCCGCTCGCACATTACCAGGGGCAGGTCGTGCTCGCCCGTCAGAAGAACATCCTCGTGGCCGCCTTTCACCCCGAGCTGACCGACGACACGCGGGTTCACGAGATTTTCCTGCGCATGGTCGACCCCAAGGCACGATACTTGAACGGCAAAGGGGTTGAAGAACCACCCCCCGGCCGAGAGACCCGATGA
- the moaC gene encoding cyclic pyranopterin monophosphate synthase MoaC, translating to MPKFTHLDERGRARMVDVSGKRTTRREAVARGRVLMKPETARAVEEQTIAKGDVLAVAKIAGVMAAKRTSDLIPLCHPLEITAVDVSFRIDARRGEIGIEAAVRTLGRTGVEMEALTAVSAAALTIYDMCKAADRAMTLSDIQLVLKRGGKSGTFRRKD from the coding sequence ATGCCGAAGTTCACGCACCTGGATGAAAGAGGCAGGGCCCGGATGGTCGACGTCTCGGGGAAGCGCACGACACGCCGCGAGGCCGTGGCCCGGGGCCGGGTCCTCATGAAACCGGAGACGGCCCGGGCCGTCGAGGAGCAGACGATCGCCAAGGGCGACGTGCTCGCCGTCGCGAAGATCGCAGGCGTCATGGCGGCCAAGAGAACGAGCGACCTCATCCCGCTGTGCCACCCGCTCGAGATCACGGCCGTCGACGTGAGCTTCCGCATCGATGCCCGCCGCGGCGAGATCGGGATCGAGGCCGCGGTCCGGACGCTGGGACGCACGGGCGTGGAAATGGAGGCCCTCACGGCGGTGAGCGCCGCGGCGCTCACCATCTACGACATGTGCAAGGCCGCGGACCGCGCCATGACCCTGTCGGACATCCAACTCGTTCTCAAGCGGGGGGGCAAGAGCGGGACCTTTCGCCGGAAGGATTGA
- a CDS encoding glycosyltransferase family 4 protein, which produces MRILMFGWEFPPAISGGLGTACFGMTKALAQRGHRIIFVIPVLPEPGRPSHVTLIAASAFADAAGGRAPAGVAVRPVESPLRPYIAPPEYGRLRESLLASPGPYGPDLFSEAERYAQAAGLIARRVAFDVIHAHEWLTVPAALRARRVSGRPVVLHVHALESDRSGGSADARIVAIERQGLQEADLVIAVSRYTKRMIVERYGIDPGKIRVVHNAVSRSEAAAGGPKPFGGKIVLFLGRITHQKGPAVFVEAAAKVLRALPDVTFVMAGSGDLMPQMIERVAELGLGGRFLFTGFLRGEEVERMYAASDLYVMPSVSEPFGIAPLEAMRSDVPVIISRQSGVAEVLHHALQVDFWDVDELAGKICAVLTYEALAREMVERSREELAGITWDRAARQIEDVYREVTGNR; this is translated from the coding sequence ATGCGGATCCTGATGTTCGGGTGGGAGTTTCCCCCGGCGATCAGCGGGGGGCTCGGGACGGCGTGCTTCGGCATGACGAAGGCCCTGGCGCAGAGAGGCCACCGGATCATCTTCGTGATTCCCGTCCTTCCGGAGCCGGGCCGCCCGTCGCACGTGACGCTCATCGCGGCCTCCGCGTTCGCCGATGCGGCCGGGGGCCGGGCCCCTGCGGGGGTCGCCGTGCGGCCCGTCGAGTCGCCCCTGAGGCCCTACATAGCGCCGCCGGAGTATGGGCGTCTCAGGGAGAGCCTCCTGGCGAGCCCGGGGCCTTACGGCCCCGATCTGTTCTCGGAGGCCGAGCGCTACGCGCAAGCCGCGGGTCTCATCGCCCGCCGGGTCGCGTTCGACGTCATCCACGCCCACGAGTGGCTCACGGTGCCGGCGGCCCTCCGCGCACGGCGCGTCAGCGGCCGCCCCGTCGTCCTGCACGTCCACGCCCTGGAGTCCGACCGCAGCGGCGGGTCCGCCGACGCCCGCATCGTCGCCATCGAGCGGCAGGGCCTGCAGGAGGCGGACCTCGTCATCGCCGTGAGCCGTTACACGAAGCGCATGATCGTGGAGCGATACGGGATCGACCCGGGGAAGATCCGCGTCGTCCACAACGCCGTTTCGCGAAGCGAGGCGGCGGCGGGCGGCCCGAAACCGTTCGGCGGGAAGATCGTCCTGTTCCTGGGGCGGATCACGCACCAGAAGGGCCCCGCGGTGTTCGTCGAGGCGGCCGCGAAGGTCCTCCGCGCCCTGCCCGATGTCACGTTCGTGATGGCGGGAAGCGGCGATCTGATGCCGCAGATGATCGAGCGCGTGGCCGAGCTCGGCCTGGGGGGCCGGTTCCTCTTCACGGGGTTCCTGCGCGGCGAGGAGGTGGAGCGCATGTATGCCGCAAGCGACCTCTACGTCATGCCCAGCGTCTCCGAGCCCTTCGGGATCGCCCCGCTCGAGGCGATGCGTTCCGATGTGCCGGTGATTATCTCGAGGCAGTCCGGTGTCGCCGAGGTCCTCCACCATGCCCTGCAGGTCGACTTCTGGGACGTGGACGAACTCGCGGGCAAGATCTGCGCGGTCCTGACCTACGAGGCCCTGGCCCGCGAGATGGTCGAGCGCAGCCGCGAGGAACTCGCCGGGATCACCTGGGACCGTGCCGCCCGGCAGATCGAGGACGTCTACCGGGAGGTGACAGGGAACCGGTGA
- the pdxS gene encoding pyridoxal 5'-phosphate synthase lyase subunit PdxS, with protein MEKFGTLTVKAGLAEMLKGGVIMDVTTPDQAKIAEDAGAVSVMALERVPADIRAEGGVARMTDPAVIEAIMKAVTIPVMAKCRIGHFVEAQILEALGIDYIDESEVLTPADEKYHINKWNFKVPFVCGATNLGEALRRIGEGAAMIRTKGEAGTGNVIEAVRHMRTINDEIARLSVLPEEELMTEAKNLGAPYELVRAVARDRRLPVVNFSAGGIATPADAAMMMQLGADGVFVGSGIFKSKDPARRAAAIVKAVTHYKNPEILAEVSKSLGEPMKGLEISKIGKDNLLQYRGN; from the coding sequence ATGGAAAAGTTTGGAACCCTGACCGTGAAGGCCGGCCTGGCCGAGATGCTCAAGGGCGGCGTCATCATGGACGTGACGACCCCGGACCAGGCGAAGATCGCCGAGGACGCCGGTGCCGTGTCCGTCATGGCCCTCGAGCGGGTGCCCGCCGACATCCGGGCCGAGGGCGGGGTGGCCCGCATGACCGACCCCGCCGTCATCGAGGCCATCATGAAGGCCGTCACGATCCCCGTGATGGCCAAGTGCCGGATCGGGCACTTCGTGGAGGCCCAGATCCTCGAGGCCCTCGGCATCGACTACATCGACGAGAGCGAGGTGCTCACGCCCGCCGACGAGAAGTACCACATCAACAAGTGGAACTTCAAAGTGCCCTTCGTCTGCGGCGCCACGAACCTGGGCGAGGCCCTCCGGCGCATTGGCGAGGGGGCCGCCATGATCCGCACGAAGGGCGAGGCCGGCACGGGCAACGTGATCGAGGCCGTGCGTCACATGCGGACGATCAACGACGAGATCGCGAGGCTCTCCGTGCTCCCCGAGGAGGAGCTCATGACGGAGGCCAAGAACCTCGGGGCGCCCTACGAGCTGGTCCGCGCCGTGGCCCGGGACCGCAGGCTGCCCGTGGTGAACTTCTCGGCGGGCGGGATCGCCACCCCGGCCGATGCGGCCATGATGATGCAGCTCGGCGCCGACGGGGTCTTCGTGGGCTCCGGGATCTTCAAGTCGAAGGACCCGGCCAGGCGCGCCGCCGCGATCGTCAAGGCCGTCACGCACTACAAGAACCCCGAGATCCTGGCCGAGGTGTCCAAGTCGCTGGGGGAGCCCATGAAGGGACTCGAGATCTCGAAGATCGGCAAGGACAACCTGTTGCAGTACCGCGGGAATTAG
- a CDS encoding branched-chain amino acid aminotransferase produces MEIKVNRVPADRMKPKPTDESKLGFGQIFSDHFFTMKYKAGQGWFDPRIEPYGPLQLDPAAMSLHYGQLIFEGLKAYRGADGSVYLFRPWENIKRLNASAARLCMPTLDEAFALEALKQLVVLEKDWIPKGLGTSMYIRPTMAATEPALGVRPSNEYLYFVIVGPVGAYYPQGFSPTKIWVEEEYVRAVRGGIGYCKAAANYAASLMASQKAGARGYTQVLWLDAVERKYVEEVGTSNIFFLIGDELITPPLTGSILPGVTRDSVIQMARRNGMKVSERLLSIDEVVEAGAAGTLKECFASGTAAIVSPVGQIFCRGKELLINGGKTGPVTEKLYNQILEIQYGLAEDPFGWRLKIA; encoded by the coding sequence ATGGAAATCAAGGTCAACAGGGTGCCCGCGGACAGGATGAAGCCCAAGCCGACGGACGAGTCGAAGCTGGGTTTCGGCCAGATCTTCAGCGATCATTTCTTCACCATGAAGTACAAGGCGGGTCAGGGCTGGTTCGACCCCCGGATCGAGCCCTACGGACCCCTCCAGCTGGACCCGGCCGCCATGAGCCTGCATTACGGCCAGCTGATCTTCGAGGGCCTCAAGGCGTACCGCGGTGCCGACGGGTCCGTCTACCTGTTCCGTCCCTGGGAGAACATCAAGCGGCTCAACGCCTCCGCCGCGAGGCTCTGCATGCCCACGCTCGACGAGGCGTTCGCGCTGGAGGCCCTCAAACAGCTCGTCGTCCTGGAAAAGGACTGGATCCCCAAGGGACTGGGGACCTCCATGTACATCCGGCCGACCATGGCCGCCACGGAGCCGGCCCTCGGCGTGCGCCCGTCGAACGAATATCTCTACTTCGTCATCGTGGGGCCCGTGGGCGCCTACTACCCGCAGGGGTTCAGCCCCACGAAGATCTGGGTCGAGGAGGAGTACGTCCGCGCCGTGCGGGGCGGCATCGGCTACTGCAAGGCCGCGGCCAACTATGCCGCGAGCCTCATGGCCAGCCAGAAGGCAGGCGCCAGGGGATATACCCAGGTGCTCTGGCTCGACGCCGTCGAGCGCAAGTACGTCGAGGAAGTGGGGACGAGCAATATCTTCTTCCTCATCGGGGATGAATTGATCACCCCGCCGCTCACGGGCAGCATCCTGCCCGGCGTGACACGCGACTCCGTCATCCAGATGGCGAGGCGAAACGGCATGAAGGTGTCCGAACGGCTGCTTTCGATCGACGAGGTCGTGGAGGCCGGGGCCGCGGGAACCCTCAAGGAGTGCTTTGCGTCCGGAACGGCGGCCATCGTGTCCCCCGTAGGACAGATCTTCTGCCGAGGAAAGGAGCTGCTGATCAACGGCGGAAAGACGGGGCCCGTCACCGAGAAGCTCTACAACCAGATCCTCGAGATCCAGTACGGCCTGGCCGAGGATCCCTTCGGGTGGAGGCTGAAAATCGCGTAA
- the murI gene encoding glutamate racemase codes for MIGFFDSGFGGLTVLRRVVEALPQYDCVYLGDNARAPYGTRSEAVVHRFTLEAVEYLFRLGCPLIVIACNTASAKALRRIQQEYLPGSFPDRRVLGVVRPLVEEVADRGFRRVGLLATEGVVASEAYLREIAKLDPSIRVFQKACPLLVPIIEAGEQDWEGAGMIVRRYLGELMAEAGTIDALLLACTHYPILFDTIRHHLPAHVELLEQGPIVAEKLADYLRRHPEMERRLSKGGTQEFLTTDRSERFDRLARTFYGKPIRSRVVSLG; via the coding sequence GTGATCGGTTTCTTCGACTCCGGTTTCGGGGGGCTCACGGTGCTCAGGCGCGTCGTCGAGGCGCTGCCGCAGTACGACTGCGTCTACCTGGGAGACAACGCCCGCGCCCCCTACGGCACCCGCTCCGAGGCTGTGGTCCACCGGTTCACCCTCGAGGCCGTGGAGTACCTGTTCCGCCTCGGCTGCCCCCTCATCGTCATCGCCTGCAACACGGCCTCGGCCAAGGCCCTGCGGCGCATCCAGCAGGAATATTTGCCCGGCTCCTTTCCCGACCGCCGCGTTCTCGGCGTCGTTCGTCCTCTGGTCGAGGAAGTGGCCGACAGGGGGTTCCGCAGGGTCGGCCTGCTCGCCACGGAGGGGGTCGTCGCCTCGGAGGCCTATCTCCGGGAGATCGCCAAGCTCGACCCCTCGATTCGGGTCTTTCAAAAGGCCTGCCCGCTGCTCGTGCCCATCATCGAGGCGGGCGAGCAGGACTGGGAAGGCGCGGGGATGATCGTCCGGAGATACCTGGGAGAACTCATGGCCGAGGCGGGCACGATCGACGCGCTCCTTCTGGCCTGCACCCACTACCCGATCCTCTTCGACACGATCCGGCACCACCTGCCCGCACACGTCGAACTCCTCGAGCAGGGCCCCATCGTCGCCGAAAAGCTTGCAGACTACCTCCGGCGCCACCCCGAGATGGAGCGCAGGCTCTCCAAGGGCGGCACGCAGGAGTTCCTCACGACCGACCGGAGCGAGCGGTTCGACCGCCTGGCCCGCACGTTTTACGGCAAACCGATCCGCTCGAGGGTCGTTTCACTCGGGTAG
- a CDS encoding HD domain-containing protein, translating into MQELSEMAVNSGDPRAMQKRIQYLDEQNRALVAIQDKLERLSDFRSDMILSHDIPEILQSGIGKFQELVKTEACSVFLVDENGFEFRHEISIPDRVAALMEKEIDAQIMSGTFGWIISSGTPACVPAEVFGKSDGRKLSVMIAPLSNKERTLGAATIVFEQDEDFIRQQTLKLLYILSGFFSLSLENAYLFADLKKSYFDTIRAVANSVEARDAYTRGHSNRVAAVAKIIAAEMGWGRRDLEMIDWGGVLHDLGKVGITDTILNKPGRLTDEEFAIMKTHPTIGAQIIGGIAFLEPLLPYIAQHHERYDGRGYPAGLKGEEIAIQGRLLAIADTYDAMTSDRPYRKGLDARIAYDEILKCSGSQFDPVLVRAFEKAFKAGKIV; encoded by the coding sequence ATGCAGGAACTCAGCGAGATGGCCGTCAACAGCGGCGACCCCCGGGCGATGCAGAAGAGGATCCAGTACCTCGACGAGCAGAACCGCGCCCTCGTGGCGATCCAGGACAAGCTCGAGCGCCTCTCCGACTTCCGCTCGGACATGATCCTGTCGCACGACATCCCGGAAATCCTCCAGTCGGGAATCGGCAAGTTCCAGGAACTCGTCAAGACGGAGGCCTGCTCCGTCTTCCTCGTGGACGAGAACGGCTTCGAGTTCCGCCACGAGATCTCCATCCCGGACCGCGTCGCCGCGCTCATGGAGAAGGAGATCGACGCCCAGATCATGTCGGGCACCTTCGGCTGGATCATCAGCAGCGGGACGCCGGCCTGCGTCCCCGCGGAGGTCTTCGGAAAGTCCGACGGCCGGAAGCTCAGCGTCATGATCGCGCCGCTGTCGAACAAGGAGCGCACGCTGGGGGCGGCCACCATCGTCTTCGAGCAGGACGAGGACTTCATCCGGCAGCAGACGCTCAAGCTCCTCTACATCCTGTCGGGCTTCTTCTCGCTGTCCCTCGAAAACGCCTACCTCTTCGCGGACCTCAAGAAGAGCTACTTCGACACGATCCGCGCCGTGGCCAACTCCGTCGAGGCGCGCGATGCCTACACCCGGGGCCATTCCAACCGCGTGGCCGCCGTCGCCAAGATCATCGCCGCGGAGATGGGCTGGGGCCGCCGGGATCTCGAAATGATCGACTGGGGCGGCGTGCTGCACGACCTCGGCAAGGTGGGCATCACCGACACTATCCTGAACAAGCCCGGAAGGCTCACCGACGAGGAGTTTGCGATCATGAAGACCCACCCGACGATCGGCGCGCAGATCATCGGCGGCATCGCCTTCCTCGAGCCTCTGCTTCCCTACATCGCCCAGCACCACGAGCGCTACGACGGCCGGGGCTACCCCGCAGGGCTCAAGGGCGAGGAGATCGCCATCCAGGGGAGGCTGCTGGCCATCGCCGACACCTACGACGCCATGACATCGGACCGCCCCTACCGAAAGGGGCTCGACGCCCGGATCGCCTATGACGAGATCCTGAAGTGCTCCGGCAGCCAGTTCGACCCCGTGCTGGTCCGGGCCTTCGAGAAGGCCTTCAAGGCGGGGAAGATTGTTTGA
- a CDS encoding YifB family Mg chelatase-like AAA ATPase, translating to MIVKVLSSAVVGIDAFPVDVEVDISTGLPQFSTVGLPDAAVKESRDRIKAAMKNSGYRFPENRVTVNLAPADIRKEGTGFDLPIALGILAAEGLVGRERLRDYVVVGELSLDGRVKGVQGVLPSAFMARAHNSKGLIVPAENAGEAALVRGVEVIPVAFLSDVTDFLNGAKDIPPAACEAETACESARSYPVDFSEIRGQEQAKRAMEVAAAGGHNILMTGPPGSGKTMLAQRLPTILPELTIEEALETTKVYSVAGLLDRREAIVAARPFRAPHHTISDAGLVGGGHTPRPGEISLAHNGVLFLDELPEFKRNVLEVLRQPLEDGQVTITRSAVTATFPARFMLVAAMNPCPCGYLADVRRSCRCSAQQVRQYRARVSGPLLDRIDIHVEVPSLPYRELAGAGRAESSAAVRRRVQEARETQARRFDGGPARVNAQMTGRQLRAFCPLGAESQKLLEMAVDRLGLSARAYTRVLRVARTIADLAGEADIGPQHVSEAIQYRALDRSIV from the coding sequence TTGATCGTCAAGGTCCTGAGCAGCGCTGTGGTCGGCATCGACGCGTTCCCCGTGGACGTGGAAGTGGACATCTCGACGGGCCTGCCGCAGTTCTCGACGGTGGGGCTGCCCGATGCGGCCGTCAAGGAGAGCCGGGACCGCATCAAGGCGGCGATGAAGAATTCCGGGTACCGCTTCCCCGAGAACCGGGTGACCGTGAATCTCGCCCCGGCGGACATCCGGAAGGAAGGCACCGGGTTCGACCTGCCCATCGCCCTGGGGATCCTGGCGGCCGAGGGTCTCGTCGGGCGCGAGCGGCTCAGGGACTACGTGGTCGTGGGCGAGCTGTCCCTCGACGGCCGGGTGAAGGGCGTGCAGGGGGTTCTGCCCTCGGCCTTCATGGCTCGGGCGCACAACTCGAAGGGGTTGATCGTGCCGGCGGAAAACGCCGGCGAGGCGGCCCTCGTCCGGGGGGTCGAGGTGATCCCCGTCGCGTTTCTGAGTGACGTGACGGACTTCCTCAACGGGGCGAAGGACATCCCGCCCGCGGCCTGCGAGGCCGAGACGGCCTGCGAGTCCGCGAGGAGCTACCCCGTCGACTTCAGCGAGATCCGGGGCCAGGAGCAGGCAAAGCGGGCCATGGAGGTCGCCGCCGCGGGAGGCCACAACATCCTGATGACGGGCCCTCCCGGGTCGGGCAAGACGATGCTCGCCCAGCGGCTCCCGACGATCCTGCCGGAGCTTACCATCGAGGAGGCCCTGGAGACGACAAAGGTCTACTCCGTGGCGGGGCTCCTGGACCGGCGCGAGGCGATTGTGGCGGCAAGGCCCTTCCGGGCCCCCCATCACACGATCTCCGACGCGGGGCTCGTGGGGGGCGGGCACACGCCGAGACCCGGCGAGATCAGTCTTGCGCACAACGGGGTGCTGTTCCTCGACGAGCTGCCCGAGTTCAAGCGCAATGTCCTCGAGGTGCTGCGCCAGCCCCTGGAAGACGGGCAGGTCACGATCACGCGCTCGGCGGTCACGGCCACCTTCCCTGCGCGGTTCATGCTCGTGGCGGCCATGAACCCCTGTCCCTGCGGGTACCTGGCGGATGTGCGCAGGAGCTGCCGCTGCAGCGCCCAGCAGGTCAGGCAGTACCGCGCCAGGGTCTCGGGGCCGCTGCTGGACCGCATCGACATCCACGTGGAGGTGCCGTCGCTGCCCTACAGGGAACTGGCGGGCGCGGGGCGGGCCGAATCGTCGGCCGCCGTGCGCCGGAGGGTGCAGGAGGCCCGCGAGACCCAGGCGCGGCGCTTCGACGGCGGTCCCGCCCGTGTCAACGCGCAGATGACGGGGAGGCAGCTTCGCGCGTTCTGCCCGCTGGGCGCAGAGTCGCAGAAGCTCCTCGAGATGGCCGTCGACCGGCTGGGGCTCTCGGCGAGGGCCTACACGCGGGTGCTCAGGGTGGCCCGGACGATTGCCGACCTGGCGGGCGAGGCCGACATAGGTCCGCAGCACGTCAGCGAGGCGATCCAGTACAGGGCCCTCGATCGAAGCATCGTATAG
- a CDS encoding HDOD domain-containing protein produces MNAKDIERIVSSLDRIPTLPVIYSKLGKLLQSPDATIAAVSNIISEDQVIAAKVLKFVNSAFYGFPQRVGSLQRAIVILGFNTIKNLVFATSVFDMFRGMDTGGAFDKKNFWKHCIGCAVAARVLAEAADLRNPDEVFTGGLLHDIGKLVTAVHYPERYSTVVRDVQATGSPMVEAERKVFGYDHCQVGSALAVHWRFPPETAQMIGAHHLADGAVPARKDIAAVHIGNILCMALGLGSGGERRLATVNPRAWELLGLSLSSLELVMDKIVKLYRENTEILDM; encoded by the coding sequence ATGAACGCCAAGGACATCGAACGGATCGTCAGTTCCCTCGACAGGATCCCCACGCTGCCGGTCATCTACTCCAAGCTGGGCAAGCTGCTGCAATCCCCCGATGCGACGATCGCGGCCGTCAGCAACATCATCTCCGAGGACCAGGTCATCGCCGCCAAGGTCCTGAAGTTCGTCAACTCGGCCTTCTACGGCTTCCCCCAGCGGGTGGGCAGCCTCCAGCGGGCCATCGTCATCCTCGGGTTCAACACGATCAAGAACCTCGTCTTCGCCACCTCCGTCTTCGACATGTTCCGGGGCATGGACACGGGAGGGGCCTTCGACAAGAAGAATTTCTGGAAACACTGCATCGGATGCGCCGTGGCGGCGCGGGTGCTGGCCGAGGCGGCGGATCTGCGCAACCCCGACGAGGTGTTCACGGGGGGGCTGCTGCACGACATCGGCAAGCTCGTCACCGCCGTCCACTACCCGGAGCGGTACAGCACCGTCGTCAGGGACGTCCAGGCCACGGGGTCCCCGATGGTCGAGGCCGAGCGGAAGGTCTTCGGCTACGACCACTGCCAGGTGGGCAGCGCCCTCGCGGTCCACTGGCGCTTCCCCCCGGAGACGGCCCAGATGATCGGCGCCCATCACCTGGCCGACGGGGCCGTCCCGGCCCGCAAGGACATCGCCGCCGTGCACATCGGCAACATCCTCTGCATGGCGCTCGGGCTCGGCTCGGGAGGCGAGAGGAGGCTTGCGACGGTGAACCCCAGGGCATGGGAGCTGCTGGGGCTGAGCCTCAGCAGCCTCGAGCTCGTCATGGACAAGATCGTGAAGCTCTACCGGGAAAACACGGAAATCCTGGACATGTAA